One window of Salmo salar chromosome ssa11, Ssal_v3.1, whole genome shotgun sequence genomic DNA carries:
- the LOC106562391 gene encoding LOW QUALITY PROTEIN: nucleotide-binding oligomerization domain-containing protein 2-like (The sequence of the model RefSeq protein was modified relative to this genomic sequence to represent the inferred CDS: inserted 4 bases in 2 codons): protein MSARQLVLRQRAELLRALCCGGSSEGLESVLDLLLSWGMLFWEDYQNVRVPGRALCANTRVLLDLVYTKGDETCRLLLAAFKQVLPEAQRAGLSFGNCRTADLEDTREDTKELHGTTIQTLLQRLHLLWARGVALHDFFLLFPFSCRRLSSEQRELSLRELLFLHCCWPDGDQDRIFQFILDHPHLILFTFDGLDELMQSFSDSEQRHCCPTQCAPVPTLLFNLLQGSLMKGVTKVVTSRPEAVGPTLKRYLRKEVLLKGFSPGGIDCFVTKHHRNPTVATRVLEFLRSSTALLGLCHIPVFCWIVSKCYKELLGCGEGEGSPQTITDVYLMILQHFQHRASQRNPLGIGWVQEHQDTALHLGQLAMEGLGASCYVFTGTELQKCGVTEEDICMGFLIHSKDLSSSTNCKHHEFLHITMQCFFAALYIVLNNNLDRSTIPKLFQPQDRQQQPGFHRACLGHCLTQKEGALKEANTAGETPNLQITATFVPGLLSQRHRSLLLLSCPRPTLDRKSKQVVXLSKGMQRHFKSIPRPVEGEKKSMHAMPGFVWLIKCIHEMQDXARDTMAKLEVEHLKLTYCNIGPVECTALAYLLQHLRNPVRLQLDYNYVGDVGVEQLLPCLHVCHSVYLRHNNISDEGICKLIEKGIQCECFRRLCELFNNKLTDACTECFAHLLKIKQNFLSLKLGNNNITAAGAGQLAEGLRFNRSLQFLGLWGNKIGDKGAEAIANALKDGQTLVWLSLVDNGVRSAGACALAPLIKNSTLEELWLTKNCITRTGVECLVLALESNTSVKAVWLRGNELSPEEVEEMTQREPRLTF from the exons atgaGTGCCCGGCAGCTGGTCCTGAGGCAGAGAGCGGAGCTGCTGCGTGCCCTGTGCTGTGGTGGCTCTTCTGAGGGTCTCGAGAGTGTATTGGACCTACTCCTGTCCTGGGGCATGCTGTTCTGGGAGGACTACCAGAATGTACGGGTACCAGGCCGTGCTCTGTGTGCCAACACAAGGGTGCTACTAGATCTGGTGTACACCAAGGGAGATGAGACATGTCGACTGCTCCTGGCTGCTTTCAAACAG GTCCTCCCTGAGGCCCAAAGAGCTGGCCTCTCTTTTGGAAACTGTCGTACTGCCGATCTAGAAGATACTAGAGAAGATACAAAAGAACTACATGGTACAACTATCCAGACCCTTCTCCAGAGGCTGCACCTCCTTTGGGCCAGGGGGGTAGCTCTACATGATTTTTTTCTACTCTTTCCCTTCAGCTGTCGCAGGCTGAGCTCGGAGCAGAGGGAGCTGTCTCTCAGAGAGCTGCTGTTCCTGCACTGCTGCTGGCCGGACGGGGACCAGGACCGAATCTTCCAGTTCATCCTGGACCATCCGCACCTCATCCTCTTCACCTTCGATGGCCTGGACGAGCTCATGCAGAGCTTCTCGGACTCAGAGCAGAGGCACTGCTGCCCCACCCAGTGTGCCCCCGTCCCCACCCTGCTCTTCAACTTGCTGCAGGGATCCCTCATGAAGGGGGTGA CTAAGGTGGTGACCAGCCGGCCGGAGGCAGTGGGTCCCACCCTGAAGCGGTACCTTCGCAAGGAAGTCCTCTTGAAAGGCTTCTCGCCCGGCGGGATCGACTGCTTCGTGACGAAGCATCATCGCAACCCGACAGTGGCCACCAGGGTCCTGGAGTTTCTACGAAGCAGCACAGCTCTACTGGGCCTGTGTCACATCCCGGTTTTCTGCTGGATTGTGTCCAAGTGTTATAAGGAGCTGCTGGgctgtggagagggagagggcagtCCCCAGACCATCACAGATGTTTACCTCATGATCCTGCAGCACTTCCAACACCGGGCCTCTCAGAGGAATCCCCTGGGGATAGGATGGGTGCAGGAGCACCAGGATACTGCCCTGCATCTGGGGCAGCTAGCCATGGAGGGCCTGGGGGCCTCTTGTTACGTCTTCACAGGCACAGAGCTACAGAAGTGTGGGGTGACCGAGGAAGATATCTGCATGGGGTTCCTCATCCATAGTAAagacctctcctcctccactaacTGCAAACACCACGAGTTCCTGCACATTACCATGCAGTGCTTCTTTGCTGCTCTCTACATTGTCCTGAACAATAACTTGGACCGCTCCACCATCCCTAAGCTCTTTCAGCCCCAGGACAGGCAGCAACAGCCTGGCTTTCACAGGGCGTGTCTGGGGCACTGCTTGACCCAAAAAGAAGGGGCCTTGAAGGAGGCCAATACGGCAGGTGAGACACCAAACCTCCAGATAACAGCTACTTTTGTGCCTGGGCTCTTGTCTCAGCGCCACCGTAGCCTGCTGCTCCTCTCCTGCCCTAGGCCCACTCTAGATAGGAAGTCCAAGCAGGTGGT ACTGTCCAAAGGCATGCAAAGGCACTTTAAATCCATCCCTCGGCCCgtggagggggagaagaagagcaTGCACGCCATGCCGGGCTTCGTGTGGCTCATCAAGTGCATCCATGAGATGCAGGA CGCCAGAGACACTATGGCTAAGCTAGAGGTGGAACACCTGAAGCTGACCTATTGTAACATAGGCCCTGTGGAGTGTACTGCACTGGCCTACTTGCTCCAGCACCTTAGGAACCCTGTGCGGCTTCAGCTAGACTACAACTACGTAGGAGACGTTGGGGTGGAGCAGCTGCTGCCTTGCCTgcatgtctgccactctgtata CCTGAGACACAATAACATATCAGATGAGGGAATCTGTAAATTGATTGAAAAAGGCATCCAGTGTGAGTGCTTCAGAAGATTGTGTGA GCTCTTCAACAACAAGCTAACTGATGCCTGCACAGAGTGCTTCGCTCACCTCCTGAAGATAAAGCAGAATTTTCTCTCTCTAAA GCTGGGAAACAATAACATCACAGCAGCAGGGGCAGGGCAACTGGCGGAGGGACTGAGGTTCAATCGGTCACTACAGTTCTTGGG GCTTTGGGGAAATAAAATAGGTGATAAAGGTGCAGAGGCCATTGCCAATGCTCTAAAGGATGGCCAAACCTTGGTGTGGCTCAG CCTGGTAGACAATGGTGTTCGCAGTGCAGGAGCATGTGCTCTTGCCCCACTCATCAAGAACAGTACGCTTGAGGAGCTGTG GTTAACCAAAAACTGCATCACAAGAACAGGTGTGGAGTGTCTAGTACTGGCTCTTGAAAGCAACACtagtgtgaaggcagtgtg GTTGAGAGGTAATGAGCTCAGCCCagaagaggtggaggagatgACACAGCGGGAACCCAGGCTTACATTCTGA
- the LOC106562388 gene encoding uncharacterized protein isoform X1 encodes MAGKTNIIAFHDEEAVPSAEGPLVAVTFQRTPHQKQKYLESQPKALGVTQIALSVFYISSVIVMFTNSMSMLVEDLTHVIGSVFVIIAGSLAIAAQNLHLPTLKACLGMQVVACVASVFNLIVSVSYTAGHRYGYGCWEYVEINSTDHNHTCYSFTDSTKHYFAELVLIHTALIAISVTLAAYCCKVVNCCSPGQRMTVITLQVPPAQQ; translated from the exons ATGGCAGGTAAAACAAATATCATTGCATTTCATG ATGAAGAGGCCGTGCCCAGTGCAGAGGGTCCCCTTGTCGCAGTGACTTTTCAGAGAACTCCTCACCAAAAACAGAAGTACCTGGAGTCTCAACCCAAAGCATTGGGG gTGACTCAGATTGCCCTCAGTGTGTTCTATATAAGTTCTGTCATTGTCATGTTCACCAACAGCATGAGCATGTTGGTTGAAGATTTAACACATGTGATTGGATCAGTGTTT GTGATCATAGCTGGTAGTTTGGCCATAGCTGCACAGAATCTCCATCTTCCCACT cTGAAGGCCTGTCTGGGGATGCAGGTAGTGGCCTGTGTAGCATCAGTGTTCAACTTGATCGTCTCTGTGTCATACACGGCTGGACACAGATATGGTTATGGCTGCTGGGAATACGTTGAAATCAACAGCACTGATCACAACCATACTTGCTATTCATTCACT GATTCTACTAAACATTACTTTGCTGAGTTGGTCCTGATACATACTGCTCTCATCGCTATCTCTGTCACGCTGGCTGCCTACTGTTGCAAGGTGGTCAATTGCTGCTCCCCGGGACAACGAATG ACGGTGATCACACTCCAAGTCCCTCCTGCTCAGCAATGA
- the LOC106562388 gene encoding uncharacterized protein isoform X2: MADEEAVPSAEGPLVAVTFQRTPHQKQKYLESQPKALGVTQIALSVFYISSVIVMFTNSMSMLVEDLTHVIGSVFVIIAGSLAIAAQNLHLPTLKACLGMQVVACVASVFNLIVSVSYTAGHRYGYGCWEYVEINSTDHNHTCYSFTDSTKHYFAELVLIHTALIAISVTLAAYCCKVVNCCSPGQRMTVITLQVPPAQQ; encoded by the exons ATGGCAG ATGAAGAGGCCGTGCCCAGTGCAGAGGGTCCCCTTGTCGCAGTGACTTTTCAGAGAACTCCTCACCAAAAACAGAAGTACCTGGAGTCTCAACCCAAAGCATTGGGG gTGACTCAGATTGCCCTCAGTGTGTTCTATATAAGTTCTGTCATTGTCATGTTCACCAACAGCATGAGCATGTTGGTTGAAGATTTAACACATGTGATTGGATCAGTGTTT GTGATCATAGCTGGTAGTTTGGCCATAGCTGCACAGAATCTCCATCTTCCCACT cTGAAGGCCTGTCTGGGGATGCAGGTAGTGGCCTGTGTAGCATCAGTGTTCAACTTGATCGTCTCTGTGTCATACACGGCTGGACACAGATATGGTTATGGCTGCTGGGAATACGTTGAAATCAACAGCACTGATCACAACCATACTTGCTATTCATTCACT GATTCTACTAAACATTACTTTGCTGAGTTGGTCCTGATACATACTGCTCTCATCGCTATCTCTGTCACGCTGGCTGCCTACTGTTGCAAGGTGGTCAATTGCTGCTCCCCGGGACAACGAATG ACGGTGATCACACTCCAAGTCCCTCCTGCTCAGCAATGA